Sequence from the Streptomyces sp. NBC_00358 genome:
CGGAGCAGGGTTCGGCGGGAGATCTCGTTCACGTCGGTCACCAGGCGATCCTCCCAGCGCGCCCTCCAGCACTGGCCGCCACCCCAAGCCCAGACGCATGCACCCTCACCTGCGCTCTTCGGCGAGCGAGAGCAGGAGTGGCGGCGCCGGCCGAGCCACCACGTTCCGGCGGCGAGCACGGCCCGACCGCCGCCGAATCACTACGACTCACCACGACCCGGGTTGTCCGCGTCATCCGGCGGGCTGCTCGGCTCCGCGTCGGCCGGGCATGAAGATGAGAGCCACCAGCGCCAGCCCCACCACGGCTCCGATGACCTGCATGCCGATGAACCCGGGGACCGCGCCGGGGGCGATGCCCGCGAAGGTGTCGGTGAAGGCGCGGCCGATCGTCACCGCCGGGTTGGCGAAAGACGTGGAGGAGGTGAACCAGTAGGCGGCACCGATGTACGAGGCGACCGCGACGGGGGCGAAGCGCAGGCGGTCGGTGCGGGCCAGGCCGAAGATCAGCAGGATCAGCCCGGCCGTCGCGACGACCTCGCCCAGCAGCAGATGCCCCGCCGAGCGGTCGTGCGTGGACCATTTCACCAGAGGCTCACCGAACATCGCGTCGGCCACGACGGCTCCCACGATCGCGCCGACGATCTGGGCGGGGACGTAGGCAGCC
This genomic interval carries:
- a CDS encoding aquaporin — its product is MTAIEATEHDGTEGTATAPAAVAPQPAPGATPPQAPPLIAKVAAELVGTAALVAIVVGSGIQATELTPDVGLQLLANSTATVFGLGVLIALLGPVSGAHFNPVVTLAEWWTARRGGAGVTLRETAAYVPAQIVGAIVGAVVADAMFGEPLVKWSTHDRSAGHLLLGEVVATAGLILLIFGLARTDRLRFAPVAVASYIGAAYWFTSSTSFANPAVTIGRAFTDTFAGIAPGAVPGFIGMQVIGAVVGLALVALIFMPGRRGAEQPAG